GTTGCAGATGTGAACTCACCGGCATTATCTAAACGAATTGACTTAATACAATGGTCTGGGAATTGAGCTCGCAACTTGATTATCTGGTCAAGTAATTTTGCAAAAACATCATTACGAGTTGAGAGAAGACaaacatgagaccatctagttgagGCATCTATTAGTACCATGAAGTACCTAAATGGACCAGATGATGGGTGGATCAGTCCACATATGTCGCCCTGTATCCTTTCTAGAAAACTTGGACTTTCAAGCTTAACTTTAGTAGGAGATGGCCGAGTAATCAATTTTCCTAAAGAACATGCCGAACATGGAAGGTCATTTTTAGAAAGAACTTTAAGATCTCTAAGAGGATGTCCGGTAGAATTCTCTATAATACGACGCATCATAGAGACTCCAGGATGACCTAATCTTTCATGCCAAAGGGTAAATGATTTTGGATCTATGAGTTTGGAAGCAATGACATTGTGTGACTCAATGGTTCTgattttcatcatatataatccTGAGGAAAGTGACTGAAACTTTTCTAAGATTTTTTTGTTGCTAGAATTAGCAGAAGTAATAAGGAGATATTCTTTACCAGCCTCAGAAGTGGTTTCGATGTGAAAATTGTTAAATCTGATATCcttaaaactaagaagatttctagTGGACTTACTAGAAAATAATGCATTTGGAATATATATGTGTGTACCATTAGGTAAGACGaaactagcttttccaaaaccTTCGATTATATTAGATACGCCAGAAATCGTTCCAACTTGAGCTTCAGTTTTGGTTATATGGGTAAAGTATTTTTTATTTtgtagaatcgtatgagttgtaccacaatcagcaatgcatatatcttcagAATCCATTCTGTATATAATTAAGAAACATGATTTATTTGATAAGAACATAACACATTACATAGATAAAATAAAGCACACAGTACGCACTAGTAACTATAGTAATTCGGACCATTAATGCTCATTCCTCCGGTTACTAATAATTTTATGAAAACTAATCCCCAGCCTCCCACATGGGAGTTTCGTTAGTCTCATTAGGACCATTAACGCTTATTCCCCCGGTTGATATTATAAGAGAATCATCTAAGTTGTTGGCAAAATTGGTTTCCACCATTTTCCCTTTTGATCTTTTAGATGACTGATATAAATCAACAAGATGTTGTGGGATATAACAATTACGTGACCAATGCCCTTCCATTCCACACTTGTGACATAAATTGTTAGTTTTCCCTCCTTGTGGTGCCTTTCTTTTGCTCTGTGTTTTAGGTTGCCACTTCTGGTGACCAAAGCTATAATAAGGACGAAAATGCCCACGACCACGGCCTCGTCCACGGTAGCGACCATGGCCTCGTCCACCTCTATGCCCTTTTCCACGTACATTCTGCTGGAATGTCGTGTTATTTACTTCTGGTAAAGGGGCAGATCCCGTTGGACGGGATTGATGATTCTTAATCACCAATTCATGATTCTGCTCGGCAACAAGGAGGGTTGAAAGGAGATCCCCAAACTTGGTAAACTTGCGCTCCCTGTACATCTCGGCTAAGTTGATATTATTGGGATGAAAAGTGGATAATGTTTTGTCGATCTTTCTTTTCTCAGTAACAATCTCACCACACATAATGAGCCTAGAACTTATTTTGAATAGTGCTGAGCTATATGCCCGAACACTCTTAAAATCTTGAACCCTTAGATTAGCCCAATCATTTTCAGCTGCAGGTAGATAAACTAGTTTCTGATGATCGAACCTATCCTTTAGATTTTCCCATTAAATAAAGGGATCCTCGACTTCTAGGTACTCAGATTTTAGATCTTCATGCATGTGGTGTCGAAGGAAAATAATAGAGGTAAAATTTTCTTCAATTGTGGATGTGTTTTCTGCCTTTATTGTGTTGCCTAATTTCTTTGAACCCAAATGCAACTTTACATCTTGTACCCACGATAGATAATTCTCCCCAGAAATGTCCAATGCAACGAACGACAAGTTTGTAAGATTTGTCATTTTAATCTGAATTTAACACCAAAATTATTAACTTAAATTTTCAATATAAATATTACATACAATCCTACTGAATCTGGTGCGTTAACAAGTAAGCAATAATAAATGTGTACATCATTATTATCATCGATATTATAAATAGatctatatataaaatgacaaaTGGATTTTCACCCGCCATACGGACGTCTGTGTATACAGGTTATCTCCAACCAATAATATATTTAAGTGGAAAATCCTGCATAAGTTAGTTAGGCACAAAAGAATTATTATCCGATAGGCAGGCAATTTATAAATCAAGGTTCCCACTATATTTTGGTATTACCCAAAATTATATGGTACCGTAAATAGGCGGTGCTCCGGCCATATGTAGTTAAAATATTAGTAGAGGGTGTAACCACGTCTACTCATATATATGTacatttaaataaaattatacctTCTCAGTTCCGGCAGGGCTTCGTGCTGATAACGTATTGTAATATCCTAGCTATAAAAGAACAACCGGAGAGCTACTAAATTTAACAGAAGGAGGTAAGAAGCTAAGCATAGAAAGAAAGCTCGGGTGCATCTTTCTTCATTACCGAGTGTGGCTATTTATAGCCAATGTGAATTTGCAAGAAGCCAAGAACATTAAATGCATACACAAATTCTACTCCTATAAATCATAGCCCTACTATTTGATTCATTGACCACATGCATGGCAATCACTATATTACaacaaataattatttttgggattttacaaaatttagatatcaatattttatcaattatttaaccctggatgattttctgatttcatttaattgtaaaatctgtatttaattccataattcttcaaaaattatgaaactcatatttatttaagtttggaatatttcgagaattttaaaattattttggaaattttcgggattaatttcacccccgcgttgattcgtttatttgttaaaagcaggtataaattgcgtttcagaagttagtttaaaattttgaaatttatgtttttataaactttgggatatttttaatattttaaaaatattttcgtaattttctaaATTTGTTTTAAGAGTAACTCGTTTCGTTAATTTCAAACTTCGGGCTTCAGAATCTGCGTAATTATCCCAAGGTTACGTGTTTATTTTCTAACACGTGTCAGGAATTATAAATATGTGGCAGGATTGTGGCTATTTTGCAGAAACGTGTCAAAAGCTTATTTGTTTTATGCTGCTGTAGTGTAAATAATGAATAAGTAAATAATAAAACAGAGCATCAGTATCTCTCCGATCCATATCTCTCTATTTTAGTCCCTTCTCTCTTCCCTCTTCCGCTCTTCTGTTCTCCGGCCGATTTATCACTTTTTTTCGGTGAGGCGAGCCGCCGCTGTTCCTTCCGGTAAGCCACACGGTTGCCTATCGATTCAGTCTTTGTTGATtgttggtatatatatatatacacacgtaTATACTCTTGTGTATGTATGTGTACCAGTTGGTTTGGGATTGTGATGCTAGGTTGCCCTGTGTTCCTGGTTTGGCTTCTCCGGCCTATTCTCTTCCGACCGTATGGTTGTTTCCGGTTTATGATTATTGATTGGTATTTCTGAAATTCGTGCAGAGGATAATCAAttgattttgtgaaataaataaatatttcgTGCGGTATTATTAACACTTAAATCGGTAAAATTCGTATTGGAAACCCGTAttattcgggcaccgacgaattttgcCGCAGTCAGCAATGATTTTTAATGAGttgacggtggaccgtgatgagtTAATACTGAGTcctaatatttaaaaattagtagataataaatgtataaattttattatttaagtCGATGCGAAATAGTAGTTGAATATTTTTATTCGAGATTACTGGATTGTGAGTTGTAATTGTTGGTTGGTGCTTAAGTTAAATTGTGGTTGCGATTGGGATTTGTGAAATTCTGGATTGTAGGATTGATTGGttattgttgttgaattgacgtcgagttgtttgacgggttagtccgataaataaaggaagtgcttcccgatttctgagaaatcaaattttggaaatacgggagcgtatccaatAATTATCGAGACATCGAgagaatatatataaatatatgagcatatgttttatacgaaacctgattgtatgttgtgatgAAACGTTTTActaaaaccaataaccctaatttcatacaagGATGAGTATATGTGTTTTTCGAAAATGAACACTAAAGCGAAATTTAAATATTTGAATCCTGTATATTACGTGTATTATAGTAATGTATATGAGTACGAGTAGGGATTGTTATCGATTGGGTAagattggtatcgaggatatgtcaagcataactaagtttctaacatagagtattttgcccttgtaggttctagtcgggaaactgaaagtggacgttggactaaagatgacctagtagtcagtcgacgagctcagtagagtttcaacagaaaaacctgagtgtcgaagtcgaatccaatgggatctagtagttggatgttaaagcctgagcgacagagtcggctcagagtagatcagtaatagttgtaaagccctgtaaggcaagtacttctgaatttttcttcgagatatatcacaaatatttttgaactgttccataacatgtcgctattattcaaaataactcttgtttttatattacaagtgctttaaactatttaaccttgaaccctgatttttcttgatcttgaaccgtaagccttattcttggTAAACCATCCTTTgctgatcctcagataccaaattACGCATATATGATAccactccccaaatgtataactaccaaacaccaaacactggaacaaaattgtttgaaaacacagaaacttttatacccaaccattctttataacatcaaagaactataccttgaaaagtcgttatttgtctaatacctgatccttttacagactgaaaatagtttcttatacataccctgatatacccttgtgatatccatgagtttccttacgtttttattcaagtgtttaatcatcattgattatgatcttgttgtatcgaattatattgtttatcatattgaactgctttagaattggatagttttttttatatatggaccagattcgtggtcagaccatatcaatggtcaagttaggccaatgtgtgccttggatccagtagttagagcagtgttgtgtgctttgctcggggttagtgcgtgactgatcagcccaaacttctgacccgggtttggagagcgccacaggttggtatcagagctacaggttataagtcactaaaaaagcctagattgtcgggattgggtagagggttaaaattaggaataggaaatagaaagataagacgttgtgaggttaAGTGCGATagtatagtaggtctccggcacggttcgtattacgattcgggattcttaacttgcgacatgatttccagacaatggcaatggcagatcctgatttccctgtatcatctaatcgtttggagctttccgttcgaggatcgtcattttctctcagatttgatttgcaccttgttcctccatcagtattaatggcactaccttctgttatgacagttgcaccccttcaagctattctacgctattttaccacctcttgatatgagactacctatttaagaacctccatctgtgtattcttgttttactggatattcggctgtgagtgtatcttttTGGTTTACCTTACACCCTGTTCTATATCCCCCAGTTTAAAACTTGCCCTATGAAGcaacagtacctacgaggatggattcggggTAACAGTAAATGGTAAGTACTGGAGATATAAATAAAGTTGAGAAGAAGATTAGAAAGAAGATTCGagtgttccggaggatagctgttaccaggttaaaagaagccattagtgactaggccacccatgactagcttgtggaatggattagataagtattgaaagagagttagaggagattatggacctggagctttcttgaagttagataatggtgttatgacgatgtgatatatttaagtaacaaggtgatgtgacattagccgacctgttgactattggatagtctgctCTACTAATGATTGCAAAGTTGATGGCaagagtattaccagtatggaagctttgatgtgaagctacgaataagatcACATGCAACAACAACTGAAGTTTTCGCCGATTAAGGAAggaaaatggacccaataaaggagagaaggtagattgcagtgaacggacctttatgtgatcgtttttttaatttggtaccttgttataggtaggaaggacaacaaccaactcatatagtaaggataaccagatttgtgattttcaaaatttttaaacaagttttcgaaaaaaaagattttcccttacaaaatttctaaaagcctttttgaataaaataagttttaaaccttggttgtcaagttactaattgagtttcttgtttgttaaaagacccagattacctggaaggatacttgtttcagacttagtattgttaattcaaaggacaaagtaacccgtgattatgaagaagttgattattcctaacagtacgGTGCatatattgtttgataagattaacaacagaatcaacgtacggagtaactattcatccaattaataggactatcagagttcaaagaattcattgatttaacaaaAGCCTGGGCATGACCGAAGAtgattgggaagatttccaggcttttcaaaaagaaaaatactattaacaaaaggatcgttatgttgaatgattcgtggttattctatATTAAAAAGAGGAAAATTGAGGTTATCCGGTAAGAACgcattatgatcgaattgttaaaatattttaCGTGTAGGTGTGAGTTGAAGACACAagacttagcaagtaagaatctaccataatgcttaatttgagaaggcatttcagtgtaccttctaaagttgttatatgacgcaattgggatatgatcgaacaacctcggaagatgaatacaagtgaaatgtggatggtgaccaatggtatcattcttgtcttcaatattacagtgtatattcctttttgattcctaaatatgtatgaacttattttcttaataaactctttgctatgatatcaaaaaggaggatattgcatcccgtttaaatttaattgttcccctcaagttttgctttttgattgggacaaacagtgttatggtgagacgctttgtcgggatgacaaagaatcgggtgggacgccacctaatcatgtgctgtattccatatggtacgaaagaatggccatcttaagtaccaatgtggttgtctcattcatattcaaatcattattttttctttcttttcaactctaagtttattaaattgtgaatccttctagttgtcgCGTTGTACTATCGTTCTTTGTaaaagtttttcaaacaaaaatcaacgtATCATGAACCAAGAGGgaaaagttccatctacctctcacgcatggaaagaaAAAAGGGCACATGGCTAGGATTGCAAATTACCAGCCCCAGTCAGGAATGTACTAAGAGTTAAAGAAATCTACTTcgataaggaatacgtctccaaggaCGAAAGTTTATGATTTGTCTGTAAAATATGTTATCcagaatacggatgtggtgacatgaatgattattgtggataccttatgcgttaaagtattgaaagatgtgggagcaaattgattgtttatctcccaaggttttgttgataaaatgaattaccctggtgaattgataagattatgactgaAGGACTAGCAAATCAAAAATGTGTAATTGCcaaataagtgagtaccaatggtggaattgagattctAGTGATAAGTTGTGAATAATTGATGTCATTTATGATAaaaggatttgacattattctaagatatggactaactatttaagtgtgatgcccaggtagaccgtcgtgatggaaagatagttctgaagatgtCAAATGAGAATATAGTAAGGTTTAGAGGATGAAGGAAGGTAAATAAATAATTTCCTAACGATAGTTTAAGCTAAGAGATTACGGTGACCGAGATGTAAGCACTATGGTGATTATGAATAGAAGTCAGGAGtaaacaaaatttgaagactttataatttcaagatatgttttcagACGACTTACCAATAATTCCTTcaaatagagaaattgagttcatGATTAACATAGTACATGAAATAAAGCCAGTGTtcaaagccccgcacagaatggtgccagataaaataaaggagttagtaAAGCgaatgcaagaaatgttagagGAAAGAGCGATTAGACTTATTGTACCCtataaggtgcaccggtactaattgttgatagaaagatggaagtatgagattatgcgtcgactagcgaaagctcaaaAAGTCTACCATCAAGAGTAAGTATTTGTTATCTCAAAAAGTTACCAtcaagaagcaaagtattttctaaaattgatttaagatttgggcattatcaattggagattgaacttatggacatatcaaggataattttcagaactaagtattgctgctataaaattctagtattgtcatttggattaactgatatactagtaatatttaaacttgatgaccagaatctttaaggaatatctggacgAGCTGTATTcgtgttacttaaagtcaataAGAGGACTATGtaaagcatttaatgataactggggagtcggagaagaaagaagttgtatgtaaagtttacaaggtaAGAGCTTTGATGGCAGGAAGTTTAATTCTTAGtataaatagtcagtgaggagaAGACCGAAGGGGATCCAACAGGGATCAAAGTTACCATAAAGAAAGAAAGatcaaaagcaccaacaaaagtaagatGTTTTATTATGAACCGGTTATTATCGGAAAATTGTTCAGGATTTCTCGAAAGTTGCAAAACCTTTGACGAAGTTAACCAgaaaaagcaagaagtttatatgaaatggagaagggtgaagaaagttttgcggagttaaggGAAGGAATGGTTACACCACCcgctttatcactttgaaagtatcaaggaaattttgtagtTTAAAGTGATACTTCTCTTAAGGGAATAAcatgtgtgttgatgcagcaatAAAGTTATTGCCTATGCATCCAGACAACTGAAACTTATGAGCAGAATtaccctactcataatttggaattagcaataataataatattcgctttgaaagattaGGAAACATTACATGTATGAAGAAAGATGTAAGATCTATACGaaccataagagtttgaaatatgtattcacaaggaaaagcaaatgtagtagcaagcgataagcaaaaaggagaaaataaaccTAGAGAATGCACCGAAAAGAATTACCtttggaattttagaagttggaattggaagttgGATTTTATAATCCAAAAGAAGCAAGGAtgaatagtatgacctttcagtcagaattgttaagagaagataaagagatgtcaagaagagataatggatcaggatgcTAACAGTTTAatgagaggaaatttatgcacttaaAAGAATAATTACAGTATCCTCAGATTTTTATTTAGAACTTGGATGCTACGAGTGGCTGAATTAAGGAATGAGATCCTAAGGAGAATTCACAATCCTAAGTATTTAATTTGTACAAGAAATGCcaaaatatacaaaatttcaaGAAGAAAATTTATAGCCAgttataagaaggaaatttcaaaatggattaatAAGTGTTAGacattgatagggataaataaatcctgattgtgtaattaaatattacattaattatacatgatttgggctgctaggcccaataagaagatgtatgatattcagactaaaaaggttaacacattgattaggcctgatggaccagatcaggcctgatggaacaaataaggcccaaaaccctgattattaattaatttcgtagttaattaataagggagaaaaacaactattaagataagtcctagtggggtataaatccttgtagattggcctccaaggaacctcatgggataaggaatcaacttcctacttcctaggactctaaagtccattctaattcagagacttgaccaccaagtctcctataccaagtccaattcaaggaccaccaacatctatataaagggcctcacaccataaatcagaactacgttttttggcttgattctctaattcacagagatacgtaggcatctcgtaaaggcagagttaagctatgaaacacgagagcatccattaaaggccttgagctcccgaaccttagtaataaatacatcaaataataaccttagttttttatccataatatttggcaccgtctgtgggaaagcacaacaataaccatggcgagaacacggagaacaattagagctcttgaggaaggaacaccatcagggaaaacccaagtgatttcgtcaaccgtggagatacctcctcattcaacttatgcagctaccaatggggaagcccagataggggcaactcaacctcagccacaagggacgattccctcatCTATTCAAGGTACGActccccaagttcaacaactacacgcacctgtgaattctcgacttATCGAGattgaatattcaactgttgtgactactaacccccttatgggatgcccctttaccccaaggttggaggaagtggacatgttggacggagtgaagcacgaggacGATCacccccatacatacgaggtttggctcctatccctaaggatcaggaattttctggtccttacactgagagagactctgaatcttcggatgatgaagtagccccaagaaggagacgtgctggcaaagagctgATGGCTAATGGTAGCcaacgtcctcaaagcacccaagggatgaatcccaaggatcagggctcacgaggctgagattcaaaggctgaggcgtgacttggtGGCGCACCAGACCACTAGACCCCCAGTACCAcctaggggagaaatcctcctcctttcatagacctggatggtccagtacagagaagggctattgtcccaagggctgatacaaacaatcttcttccccttggagatcctgatgatcctactccgcccttcattgaagatataatgaatgcccatatctcaaggaagttcaagatgccaactatcaaagcttatgatggcacgggagatcccgctaattatgttaggacattctctaatgcactgctcttgcagcccgtgaatgaggctattaagtgtcgggcctttcctcaaaccctgtcgggtatggctcaaaggtggtatagtcgtttgcccccaaactctattgggtcgttcagagaattaaatcaggcttttattaagcaattcatcagcgagAGAGTGCAtaagaaaagttcagcatctcttatgagcattgtgcagggaacaaaggaatccttaaGGGACTACTTGGATCGTTTTAcgaaggaggctttaaaagtcccggaccttgatgataaggtcgcaatgatagcactgcaacaaggaactagggatgagtttttcaagatgtccttggccaaacgccctcctgaaagcatgttgtagctccaggatagggcagggaatTACATCAAGGTGAAAGcgagcatgaggaagaccgtagtgagtaatgagcccactggaggcaagaagaggaaaactgatctagagtatatcgctaaggacaagtatcctggaaccgagcaaaaccctgattcaacccccaagaaggaggacctgggcaaaagttcactgaatacgctaacCTGAATTCTCCTAGAA
This sequence is a window from Apium graveolens cultivar Ventura chromosome 9, ASM990537v1, whole genome shotgun sequence. Protein-coding genes within it:
- the LOC141685281 gene encoding uncharacterized protein LOC141685281 → MYRERKFTKFGDLLSTLLVAEQNHELVIKNHQSRPTGSAPLPEVNNTTFQQNVRGKGHRGGRGHGRYRGRGRGRGHFRPYYSFGHQKWQPKTQSKRKAPQGGKTNNLCHKCGMEGHWSRNCYIPQHLVDLYQSSKRSKGKMVETNFANNLDDSLIISTGGISVNGPNETNETPMWEAGD